The Erigeron canadensis isolate Cc75 chromosome 4, C_canadensis_v1, whole genome shotgun sequence genome window below encodes:
- the LOC122597632 gene encoding beta-amyrin 28-monooxygenase-like: protein MENVSLQHTFFLLRNEIYVCFESVKNLAKQTLKMDIFYASLLSLFVIVVSVSIHFFFFKSKPTQEGKVLPPGGTGWPIIGESFEFLATGWKGHPEKFIFDRMSKFSPVVFRTSLMLEDAAVFCGAQGNKFLFSNENKLVQGWWPASVDKIFPSSDKTSKIEAIKMRKMLPNFFKPEALHRYVPIMDVVTQQHFARGWEGKEQIVTYELTKNFTFWLACKIFISIDDPDRVKYLSVPFESIASGLLAIPIDLPGTPFRKGINAANFIRKELLAIVKQRKIDLAEGNATPTQDILSHMLLFSDEEGKFMAEYDVADKILGLLIGGHDTASSACAFIVKYLAELPDIYDGVYKEQMEIVKSKAPGELLNWEDLSKMKYSWNVACEVLRLAPPLQGAFREAITDFMYNGYSIPKGWKLYWSANSTHKNPEFFPEPQKFDPSRFEGSGPAPYTFVPFGGGPRMCPGKEYARLETLIFMHHLVTKFKWEKIIPDEQIVVNPMPSPAKGLPIRLYPRKA from the exons ATGGAGAATGTCAGTTTACAACACACATTCTTTCTGCTTAGAAATGAAATATACGTTTGTTTTG AAAGTGTAAAGAACTTGGCAAAACAAACTCTCAAAATGGATATCTTTTATGCATCTCTCTTATCTctttttgttattgttgtttcTGTCTctattcattttttctttttcaagtccAAACCAACCCAAGAAGGAAAAGTACTTCCACCTGGTGGAACAGGATGGCCCATAATCGGTGAAAGTTTTGAGTTTCTTGCCACCGGATGGAAAGGTCATCCAGAAAAGTTCATATTTGATCGCATGTCTAAGTTTTCGCCTGTTGTGTTTAGAACATCTCTCATGCTAGAAGATGCTGCAGTGTTCTGTGGTGCCCAAGGTAACAAGTTCTTGTTTTCAAATGAGAACAAACTTGTACAAGGATGGTGGCCTGCATCAGTTGATAAAATCTTTCCTTCATCTGACAAAACTTCCAAGATAGAAGCCATTAAGATGAGAAAAATGCTTCCAAACTTCTTCAAGCCCGAAGCCTTGCACCGTTATGTTCCAATTATGGACGTCGTGACACAACAACACTTTGCCAGAGGATGGGAAGGGAAAGAACAAATTGTGACTTACGAACTGACTAAGAACTTCACTTTCTGGCTTGCTTGCAAGATCTTTATTAGTATTGATGACCCTGATCGAGTCAAATACTTATCAGTCCCATTTGAAAGCATTGCTTCGGGCCTTCTTGCAATCCCCATTGATCTTCCTGGGACACCATTCCGGAAAGGTATTAACGCTGCAAACTTTATACGAAAAGAACTCTTAGCCATTGTGAAGCAAAGGAAAATTGATTTGGCTGAAGGGAACGCAACACCAACCCAAGACATATTGTCACATATGCTTCTTTTTAGCGATGAAGAAGGCAAGTTCATGGCAGAATATGATGTTGCTGATAAGATACTAGGGTTGCTGATCGGTGGTCATGACACTGCAAGTTCAGCTTGTGCTTTTATCGTTAAGTATCTTGCTGAGTTACCTGATATCTACGACGGAGTCTACAAAG AACAAATGGAAATTGTGAAATCTAAAGCCCCTGGAGAGCTTCTGAACTGGGAGGATTTATCAAAGATGAAGTACTCATGGAACGTTGCGTGTGAAGTTCTTAGATTAGCCCCGCCTCTCCAAGGCGCCTTTAGAGAAGCCATCACTGATTTCATGTACAACGGCTATTCGATCCCCAAGGGCTGGAAG ttATATTGGAGTGCAAACTCAACTCATAAGAATCCGGAGTTCTTTCCAGAACCTCAAAAATTTGACCCGTCAAGATTTGAAGGCAGCGGACCAGCACCATATACGTTTGTGCCATTTGGGGGAGGACCAAGAATGTGTCCTGGAAAAGAGTATGCTCGATTAGAAACTCTCATTTTTATGCATCATCTCGTGACAAAGTTTAAATGGGAGAAAATTATCCCCGATGAGCAAATTGTCGTCAACCCGATGCCTAGCCCAGCCAAGGGTCTTCCAATTCGTCTTTATCCACGTAAAGCTTGA